In Canis lupus familiaris isolate Mischka breed German Shepherd chromosome 9, alternate assembly UU_Cfam_GSD_1.0, whole genome shotgun sequence, a single window of DNA contains:
- the GPR142 gene encoding probable G-protein coupled receptor 142, with the protein MTLEGQETAGPLQTTLLPTANGSRPSQELEGHWPEIPGRSPCVAGVIPVIYYSILLGLGLPVNLLTTVALARLAARTRKPSYHYLLALTASDIVTQVVIVFVGFLLQGAVLAREVPRAVVRSANILEFAANHASVWIAVLLTVDRYSALCHPLHHRAASSPGRSRRAIATVLGAALLTGVPFYWWLDVWRDADAPSLLDEVLKWAHCLTVYFIPCGVFLAANSAIIWRLRRRSHGGPRPRVGKSTAILLGVTTLFALLWAPRIFVMLYHLYVAPVHRDWRVHLALDVANMTAMLNTAVNFGLYCLVSKTFRATVREVIHDAHLPCTPGSRPEGTAAGSVLKPPGLPKGAEM; encoded by the exons ATGACGCTTGAGGGGCAGGAGACAG CCGGCCCGCTCCAAACGACCCTGCTGCCCACAGCCAACGGCAGTAGGCCAAGCCAGGAGTTGGAGGGCCATTGGCCAGAAATCCCAGGGAGGTCCCCGTGTGTGGCTGGTGTCATCCCTGTCATCTACTACAGCAtcctgctgggcctggggctgcctg TCAACCTCCTGACCACGGTGGCCCTGGCCCGGCTGGCCGCCAGGACCAGGAAGCCCTCCTACCACTACCTTCTGGCGCTCACGGCCTCGGACATCGTCACGCAGGTGGTCATCGTGTTCGTGGGGTTCCTCCTGCAGGGGGCCGTGCTGGCCCGCGAGGTGCCCCGGGCCGTGGTGCGCTCGGCGAACATCCTGGAGTTTGCCGCCAACCACGCCTCGGTGTGGATCGCTGTGCTGCTCACGGTCGACCGCTACAGCGCCCTGTGCCACCCCCTGCACCACCGGGCCGCCTCGTCCCCGGGCCGGAGCCGCCGGGCCATCGCCACCGTCCTCGGAGCTGCCCTGCTGACGGGCGTCCCCTTCTACTGGTGGCTGGACGTGTGGCGGGACGCGGACGCCCCCAGCCTGCTGGACGAGGTCCTCAAGTGGGCCCACTGCCTCACCGTCTACTTCATCCCCTGCGGTGTTTTCCTGGCCGCCAACTCGGCCATCATCTGGCGGCTGCGCAGGAGGAGCCACGGTGGGCCGCGGCCCCGGGTGGGCAAGAGTACGGCCATCCTCCTGGGCGTCACCACGCTCTTCGCCCTCCTTTGGGCGCCCCGGATCTTTGTCATGCTCTACCACCTGTACGTGGCCCCCGTCCACCGGGACTGGAGGGTGCACCTGGCCTTGGACGTGGCCAACATGACCGCCATGCTCAACACCGCCGTCAACTTCGGCCTCTACTGCCTTGTCAGCAAGACTTTCCGGGCCACCGTCCGAGAGGTCATCCACGACGCCCACCTGCCCTGCACCCCGGGGTCGCGGCCAGAGGGCACGGCGGCGGGCTCTGTGCTCAAGCCTCCCGGCCTTCCCAAAGGGGCAGAAATGTAG
- the BTBD17 gene encoding BTB/POZ domain-containing protein 17, producing MLRLGCAKPGSWASFWAVLTLVGLATRAAQRADVGGESTGTSINHSQTLLQRLQELLRQGNASDVVLRVQAAGTDEVRVFHTHRLLLGLHSELFRELLSNQSEVVLQEPRDCAAVFDKFIRYLYCGELTVLLAQAIPLHRLATKYGVASLQRGVADYMRAHLAGGAGPAVGWYHYAVSTGDEALRQSCLQFLAWNLSAVAASAEWGAVSPELLAQLLPRSDLVLQDELELFHALEAWLGRTRPAPAVAERALRAIRYPMIPPAQLFQLQARSAALARHGPAVADLLLQAYQFHAASPLHFAKFFDVNGSAFLPRNYLAPAWGAPWVISNPARDDRSTSFQTQLGPSGHDAGRRVTWNVLFSPRWLPVSLRPVYADAAGTALPPARPEDGRPRLVVTPASSGGDAAGVSFQKTVLVGARQHGRLLVRHAYSFHQSSEEAGDFLAHADLQRRNSEYLVENALHLHLIVKPVYHTLIRTPK from the exons ATGCTTCGCTTGGGCTGTGCCAAGCCTGGGTCCTGGGCCAGCTTCTGGGCCGTCCTGACCTTGGTGGGTCTGGCCACTCGAGCCG CTCAGAGAGCCGATGTTGGTGGCGAGTCCACGGGCACCTCCATCAACCACTCCCAGACGCTGCTCCAACGCTTGCAGGAGCTGCTGCGGCAGGGCAATGCCAGCGACGTGGTTCTGCGGGTACAGGCCGCGGGGACGGACGAGGTCCGCGTGTTCCACACGCACCGCCTGCTGCTGGGCCTACACAGCGAGCTCTTCCGGGAGCTGCTGAGTAACCAGAGTGAGGTGGTGCTTCAGGAGCCCCGGGACTGCGCTGCTGTCTTCGACAAGTTCATCAG GTACCTGTACTGCGGCGAGCTGACCGTGCTGCTGGCCCAGGCCATCCCCCTGCACCGGCTGGCCACCAAGTACGGCGTGGCCTCCCTGCAGCGCGGCGTGGCCGACTACATGCGGGCGCACctggcgggcggcgcgggcccTGCGGTCGGCTGGTACCACTACGCGGTGAGCACCGGGGACGAGGCCCTGCGCCAGAGCTGCCTGCAGTTCCTGGCCTGGAACCTGTCGGCCGTGGCGGCCAGCGCGGAGTGGGGCGCCGTGAGCCCCGAGCTGCTGGCGCAGCTGCTGCCGCGCTCGGACCTGGTGCTGCAGGACGAGCTGGAGCTGTTCCACGCGCTCGAGGCGTGGCTGGGCCGCACCCGCCCTGCCCCGGCTGTGGCCGAGCGCGCACTGCGGGCCATCCGCTACCCCATGATCCCGCCGGCCCAGCTGTTCCAGCTGCAGGCGCGCTCGGCCGCCCTGGCGCGCCACGGCCCCGCGGTGGCCGACCTGCTGCTGCAGGCCTACCAGTTCCACGCCGCCTCGCCGCTGCACTTCGCCAAGTTCTTCGACGTCAACGGCAGCGCCTTCCTGCCCCGCAACTACCTCGCGCCCGCCTGGGGCGCCCCGTGGGTCATCAGCAACCCGGCCCGCGACGACCGCAGCACCAGCTTCCAGACGCAGCTGGGCCCCAGCGGCCACGACGCGGGCCGCCGGGTCACCTGGAACGTGCTCTTCTCGCCGCGCTGGCTGCCCGTCAGCCTGCGGCCCGTCTACGCGGACGCCGCGGGCACCGCGCTGCCCCCCGCACGCCCCGAGGACGGCCGGCCGCGCCTGGTGGTCACCCCGGCCAGCAGCGGTGGCGACGCGGCCGGCGTGAGCTTCCAGAAGACGGTGCTGGTGGGGGCGCGCCAGCACGGCCGCCTGCTGGTGCGCCACGCCTACAGCTTCCACCAGAGCAGCGAGGAGGCCGGCGACTTCCTGGCGCACGCGGACCTGCAGCGCCGCAACTCCGAGTACCTGGTGGAGAACGCCCTGCACCTCCACCTCATCGTCAAGCCCGTCTACCACACCCTCATCCGGACCCCCAAGTAG